One genomic window of Mucilaginibacter sp. SJ includes the following:
- a CDS encoding TetR/AcrR family transcriptional regulator — translation MPIRDTGAEQLIKDTAKHIFFAEGRLHANTQDIADAAGVSRTLLNYYFRTKDVLIEQVFKEAMLALTTRLDAVMASDMPFKSKVESFIELFLTEANDYPYQETFLITEINTNICKYTNEAWPHHINKFMEQISAEMEAGNIERMNPMHFVLNLFSLMSYPLIMGPIYKKAFNLSNESYTCLINERKKMICKMIFK, via the coding sequence ATGCCGATAAGGGACACAGGTGCCGAACAATTAATTAAGGACACCGCTAAACACATTTTTTTTGCCGAGGGCCGACTCCATGCCAATACCCAGGATATTGCCGACGCGGCCGGTGTAAGCCGCACCTTATTAAATTACTATTTCCGCACTAAGGATGTTTTAATTGAACAGGTGTTTAAGGAAGCTATGCTTGCTCTAACAACCCGTCTTGATGCCGTTATGGCATCCGACATGCCATTTAAAAGCAAGGTTGAAAGCTTTATAGAATTGTTTTTAACCGAAGCAAACGATTATCCCTACCAGGAAACCTTCCTGATCACCGAGATTAATACAAACATCTGTAAGTACACAAACGAGGCTTGGCCGCATCATATCAATAAGTTCATGGAGCAGATCAGCGCCGAAATGGAAGCGGGTAATATTGAACGGATGAACCCCATGCATTTTGTGCTGAACCTGTTTTCGCTGATGTCATACCCGCTTATCATGGGGCCTATATATAAGAAGGCCTTCAACCTGAGCAATGAAAGTTATACCTGTCTCATTAACGAACGAAAGAAGATGATCTGTAAAATGATTTTCAAGTAA